In Zingiber officinale cultivar Zhangliang chromosome 11B, Zo_v1.1, whole genome shotgun sequence, a single window of DNA contains:
- the LOC122034276 gene encoding lysine-specific demethylase JMJ25-like isoform X3 translates to MMVSVEVMKRKRTTLTVSPRKFGRRMCHQCRKARVSTILCSSCRSRSYCASCIRLWYPHMPDDMVAKACPFCRERCNCLICLRESSSSLVLTNDVGKSDKIKYAGYMLHYLLPGLKRLNQEQFMEMKIEAKIRGIQMCDLQPDYAICGRDERIFCDNCRTSIFDLHRSCSSCSYDLCLGCCRDIRDNNLQASGEQMTFNFLNRGQDYMHGGQPQNFTNKKEDSLLNDSDHFTSWKVNASGIIPCPHTLVGGCGVSHLELKHLFPKNFLVDLELQAEESIKIFGPTHTYNSIEKVESVCACSTTKNSRRASFRRNDMDNYLYSPLASDIKNGDQKHFRRHWLNGEPVIIRGVLEESRLIWEPSHMWSTMFKSNIPTDLSRVRATDCLACCEVEIDPQLFFEGYTKGRVYSNMWPEMLKLKDWPTSSNLEDLLPSHGIEYINVLPLQEYTNPHNGSLNVAAALPKDVLKLDVGPKSYIAYGIEEELERGDSVTKIHCDVSDAVNILMHTSEVILSRKQKAAIKVLKRRHKAQDLMEQLQDVNVDEAEMNQDWREEIDCIVPELTDDFKGSIENAGALWDIFRREDVPSLQAYLKNHSKEFRHVYCSPVEQVFNPIHDETFYLTRKHKRKLKEEFGIEPWTFTQQLGEAVFIPAGCPHQVRNLKSCTKIAIDFVSPENIDQCIHLTEDFRLLPKNHRAKEDKLEM, encoded by the exons ATGATGGTGTCGGTGGAGGTGATGAAGAGGAAAAGAACGACCTTGACGGTGAGCCCTAGGAAG TTCGGAAGGAGAATGTGCCACCAATGCAGGAAGGCACGCGTTTCCACCATTCTGTGCTCCAGTTGCAGGAGCAGAAGCTACTGCGCCTCTTGCATCCGGCTCTG GTATCCGCATATGCCCGATGATATGGTAGCAAAGGCCTGTCCTTTCTGCCGTGAAAGATGCAATTGTCTTATTTGCTTGAGGGAGAGTAGCTCGTCTTTG GTTTTAACCAATGATGTGGGCAAATCTGACAAGATTAAATATGCTGGTTACATGTTGCACTATCTACTGCCTGGTCTAAAACGATTGAACCAAGAACAGTTTATGGAGATGAAGATAGAGGCCAAGATCAGAG GAATTCAAATGTGTGACCTGCAACCAGATTATGCAATTTGTGGAAGGGATGAACGGATTTTCTG CGACAATTGTAGAACTTCCATCTTCGACCTTCACAGAAGTTGTTCAAGTTGTTCATATGACTTGTGTCTTGGATGTTGTCGCGATATCCGTGATAATAACCTTCAAGCATCGGGTGAGCAAATGACATTCAATTTTCTTAACAGAGGTCAAGATTACATGCATGGTGGGCAGCCACAAAATTTCACTAATAAAAAAGAGGATAGCTTGCTTAATGATTCAGATCATTTTACTAGCTGGAAAGTGAATGCAAGTGGAATCATTCCGTGTCCTCATACATTGGTTGGTGGATGTGGTGTTTCTCATCTTGAATTGAAACACCTGTTTCCTAAGAATTTCTTGGTTGATTTGGAACTACAAGCAGAGGAATCAATCAAAATCTTTGGTCCAACCCATACATATAATTCTATTGAAAAAGTCGAGAGTGTGTGTGCATGTTCCACAACAAAAAATTCAAGGAGAGCTTCTTTCAGAAGGAATGATATGGATAATTACTTATATAGTCCATTGGCAAGTGATATTAAGAATGGTGATCAAAAGCACTTCCGGAGGCATTGGCTAAACGGAGAACCAGTCATTATTAGGGGAGTGCTTGAGGAATCACGTTTGATCTGGGAGCCATCACATATGTGGAGTACAATGTTTAAGAGTAATATTCCAACTGATTTATCACGTGTACGGGCTACTGATTGTTTAGCTTGCTGCGAG GTAGAAATAGATCCTCAGCTATTTTTCGAAGGATACACAAAGGGAAGGGTGTATAGTAATATGTGGCCTGAGATGCTCAAATTGAAGGATTGGCCAACTTCCAGCAATTTGGAGGATTTGTTACCAAGCCATGGAATTGAGTATATTAATGTGTTACCTCTTCAAGAATATACAAATCCACATAATGGTTCATTGAACGTTGCTGCTGCACTTCCCAAAGATGTATTAAAGTTGGATGTGGGACCAAAATCATACATTGCATATGGAATTGAAGAAGAGCTTGAGAGGGGAGATTCAGTAACCAAGATTCACTGTGATGTCTCTGATGCA GTAAATATATTAATGCACACTAGTGAAGTAATACTTTCTCGGAAGCAAAAAGCTGCAATAAAAGTTCTAAAGAGAAGGCACAAAGCTCAAGATTTAATGGAGCAACTTCAAGATGTTAATGTTGATGAGGCTGAAATGAATCAAGATTGGAGAGAAGAGATAGACTGTATAGTTCCAGAGCTGACAGATGATTTTAAGGGTTCAATAGAAAATGCAGGAGCTTTATGGGATATCTTTAGGAGAGAAGATGTTCCTTCTTTACAAGCTTACCTCAAGAATCATTCAAAAGAATTCCGACATGTTTATTGTTCTCCAGTTGAACAG GTATTTAATCCCATCCATGATGAAACATTTTACCTGACTAGAAAACACAAAAGGAAGCTCAAGGAGGAATTTG GAATTGAACCATGGACTTTCACACAACAACTTGGTGAAGCTGTTTTTATTCCTGCTGGATGTCCTCACCAAGTGAGAAATTTGAAG TCATGTACCAAGATTGCAATAGACTTTGTTTCACCAGAAAATATTGATCAGTGCATCCATTTAACTGAGGACTTCAGATTGCTTCCGAAAAATCACAGAGCCAAAGAAGACAAACTAGAG
- the LOC122034276 gene encoding lysine-specific demethylase JMJ25-like isoform X1, which translates to MMVSVEVMKRKRTTLTVSPRKFGRRMCHQCRKARVSTILCSSCRSRSYCASCIRLWYPHMPDDMVAKACPFCRERCNCLICLRESSSSLVLTNDVGKSDKIKYAGYMLHYLLPGLKRLNQEQFMEMKIEAKIRGIQMCDLQPDYAICGRDERIFCDNCRTSIFDLHRSCSSCSYDLCLGCCRDIRDNNLQASGEQMTFNFLNRGQDYMHGGQPQNFTNKKEDSLLNDSDHFTSWKVNASGIIPCPHTLVGGCGVSHLELKHLFPKNFLVDLELQAEESIKIFGPTHTYNSIEKVESVCACSTTKNSRRASFRRNDMDNYLYSPLASDIKNGDQKHFRRHWLNGEPVIIRGVLEESRLIWEPSHMWSTMFKSNIPTDLSRVRATDCLACCEVEIDPQLFFEGYTKGRVYSNMWPEMLKLKDWPTSSNLEDLLPSHGIEYINVLPLQEYTNPHNGSLNVAAALPKDVLKLDVGPKSYIAYGIEEELERGDSVTKIHCDVSDAVNILMHTSEVILSRKQKAAIKVLKRRHKAQDLMEQLQDVNVDEAEMNQDWREEIDCIVPELTDDFKGSIENAGALWDIFRREDVPSLQAYLKNHSKEFRHVYCSPVEQVFNPIHDETFYLTRKHKRKLKEEFGIEPWTFTQQLGEAVFIPAGCPHQVRNLKSCTKIAIDFVSPENIDQCIHLTEDFRLLPKNHRAKEDKLEVKKMIVHATEKAVRTLQELSPYPT; encoded by the exons ATGATGGTGTCGGTGGAGGTGATGAAGAGGAAAAGAACGACCTTGACGGTGAGCCCTAGGAAG TTCGGAAGGAGAATGTGCCACCAATGCAGGAAGGCACGCGTTTCCACCATTCTGTGCTCCAGTTGCAGGAGCAGAAGCTACTGCGCCTCTTGCATCCGGCTCTG GTATCCGCATATGCCCGATGATATGGTAGCAAAGGCCTGTCCTTTCTGCCGTGAAAGATGCAATTGTCTTATTTGCTTGAGGGAGAGTAGCTCGTCTTTG GTTTTAACCAATGATGTGGGCAAATCTGACAAGATTAAATATGCTGGTTACATGTTGCACTATCTACTGCCTGGTCTAAAACGATTGAACCAAGAACAGTTTATGGAGATGAAGATAGAGGCCAAGATCAGAG GAATTCAAATGTGTGACCTGCAACCAGATTATGCAATTTGTGGAAGGGATGAACGGATTTTCTG CGACAATTGTAGAACTTCCATCTTCGACCTTCACAGAAGTTGTTCAAGTTGTTCATATGACTTGTGTCTTGGATGTTGTCGCGATATCCGTGATAATAACCTTCAAGCATCGGGTGAGCAAATGACATTCAATTTTCTTAACAGAGGTCAAGATTACATGCATGGTGGGCAGCCACAAAATTTCACTAATAAAAAAGAGGATAGCTTGCTTAATGATTCAGATCATTTTACTAGCTGGAAAGTGAATGCAAGTGGAATCATTCCGTGTCCTCATACATTGGTTGGTGGATGTGGTGTTTCTCATCTTGAATTGAAACACCTGTTTCCTAAGAATTTCTTGGTTGATTTGGAACTACAAGCAGAGGAATCAATCAAAATCTTTGGTCCAACCCATACATATAATTCTATTGAAAAAGTCGAGAGTGTGTGTGCATGTTCCACAACAAAAAATTCAAGGAGAGCTTCTTTCAGAAGGAATGATATGGATAATTACTTATATAGTCCATTGGCAAGTGATATTAAGAATGGTGATCAAAAGCACTTCCGGAGGCATTGGCTAAACGGAGAACCAGTCATTATTAGGGGAGTGCTTGAGGAATCACGTTTGATCTGGGAGCCATCACATATGTGGAGTACAATGTTTAAGAGTAATATTCCAACTGATTTATCACGTGTACGGGCTACTGATTGTTTAGCTTGCTGCGAG GTAGAAATAGATCCTCAGCTATTTTTCGAAGGATACACAAAGGGAAGGGTGTATAGTAATATGTGGCCTGAGATGCTCAAATTGAAGGATTGGCCAACTTCCAGCAATTTGGAGGATTTGTTACCAAGCCATGGAATTGAGTATATTAATGTGTTACCTCTTCAAGAATATACAAATCCACATAATGGTTCATTGAACGTTGCTGCTGCACTTCCCAAAGATGTATTAAAGTTGGATGTGGGACCAAAATCATACATTGCATATGGAATTGAAGAAGAGCTTGAGAGGGGAGATTCAGTAACCAAGATTCACTGTGATGTCTCTGATGCA GTAAATATATTAATGCACACTAGTGAAGTAATACTTTCTCGGAAGCAAAAAGCTGCAATAAAAGTTCTAAAGAGAAGGCACAAAGCTCAAGATTTAATGGAGCAACTTCAAGATGTTAATGTTGATGAGGCTGAAATGAATCAAGATTGGAGAGAAGAGATAGACTGTATAGTTCCAGAGCTGACAGATGATTTTAAGGGTTCAATAGAAAATGCAGGAGCTTTATGGGATATCTTTAGGAGAGAAGATGTTCCTTCTTTACAAGCTTACCTCAAGAATCATTCAAAAGAATTCCGACATGTTTATTGTTCTCCAGTTGAACAG GTATTTAATCCCATCCATGATGAAACATTTTACCTGACTAGAAAACACAAAAGGAAGCTCAAGGAGGAATTTG GAATTGAACCATGGACTTTCACACAACAACTTGGTGAAGCTGTTTTTATTCCTGCTGGATGTCCTCACCAAGTGAGAAATTTGAAG TCATGTACCAAGATTGCAATAGACTTTGTTTCACCAGAAAATATTGATCAGTGCATCCATTTAACTGAGGACTTCAGATTGCTTCCGAAAAATCACAGAGCCAAAGAAGACAAACTAGAG
- the LOC122034276 gene encoding lysine-specific demethylase JMJ25-like isoform X2, protein MMVSVEVMKRKRTTLTFGRRMCHQCRKARVSTILCSSCRSRSYCASCIRLWYPHMPDDMVAKACPFCRERCNCLICLRESSSSLVLTNDVGKSDKIKYAGYMLHYLLPGLKRLNQEQFMEMKIEAKIRGIQMCDLQPDYAICGRDERIFCDNCRTSIFDLHRSCSSCSYDLCLGCCRDIRDNNLQASGEQMTFNFLNRGQDYMHGGQPQNFTNKKEDSLLNDSDHFTSWKVNASGIIPCPHTLVGGCGVSHLELKHLFPKNFLVDLELQAEESIKIFGPTHTYNSIEKVESVCACSTTKNSRRASFRRNDMDNYLYSPLASDIKNGDQKHFRRHWLNGEPVIIRGVLEESRLIWEPSHMWSTMFKSNIPTDLSRVRATDCLACCEVEIDPQLFFEGYTKGRVYSNMWPEMLKLKDWPTSSNLEDLLPSHGIEYINVLPLQEYTNPHNGSLNVAAALPKDVLKLDVGPKSYIAYGIEEELERGDSVTKIHCDVSDAVNILMHTSEVILSRKQKAAIKVLKRRHKAQDLMEQLQDVNVDEAEMNQDWREEIDCIVPELTDDFKGSIENAGALWDIFRREDVPSLQAYLKNHSKEFRHVYCSPVEQVFNPIHDETFYLTRKHKRKLKEEFGIEPWTFTQQLGEAVFIPAGCPHQVRNLKSCTKIAIDFVSPENIDQCIHLTEDFRLLPKNHRAKEDKLEVKKMIVHATEKAVRTLQELSPYPT, encoded by the exons ATGATGGTGTCGGTGGAGGTGATGAAGAGGAAAAGAACGACCTTGACG TTCGGAAGGAGAATGTGCCACCAATGCAGGAAGGCACGCGTTTCCACCATTCTGTGCTCCAGTTGCAGGAGCAGAAGCTACTGCGCCTCTTGCATCCGGCTCTG GTATCCGCATATGCCCGATGATATGGTAGCAAAGGCCTGTCCTTTCTGCCGTGAAAGATGCAATTGTCTTATTTGCTTGAGGGAGAGTAGCTCGTCTTTG GTTTTAACCAATGATGTGGGCAAATCTGACAAGATTAAATATGCTGGTTACATGTTGCACTATCTACTGCCTGGTCTAAAACGATTGAACCAAGAACAGTTTATGGAGATGAAGATAGAGGCCAAGATCAGAG GAATTCAAATGTGTGACCTGCAACCAGATTATGCAATTTGTGGAAGGGATGAACGGATTTTCTG CGACAATTGTAGAACTTCCATCTTCGACCTTCACAGAAGTTGTTCAAGTTGTTCATATGACTTGTGTCTTGGATGTTGTCGCGATATCCGTGATAATAACCTTCAAGCATCGGGTGAGCAAATGACATTCAATTTTCTTAACAGAGGTCAAGATTACATGCATGGTGGGCAGCCACAAAATTTCACTAATAAAAAAGAGGATAGCTTGCTTAATGATTCAGATCATTTTACTAGCTGGAAAGTGAATGCAAGTGGAATCATTCCGTGTCCTCATACATTGGTTGGTGGATGTGGTGTTTCTCATCTTGAATTGAAACACCTGTTTCCTAAGAATTTCTTGGTTGATTTGGAACTACAAGCAGAGGAATCAATCAAAATCTTTGGTCCAACCCATACATATAATTCTATTGAAAAAGTCGAGAGTGTGTGTGCATGTTCCACAACAAAAAATTCAAGGAGAGCTTCTTTCAGAAGGAATGATATGGATAATTACTTATATAGTCCATTGGCAAGTGATATTAAGAATGGTGATCAAAAGCACTTCCGGAGGCATTGGCTAAACGGAGAACCAGTCATTATTAGGGGAGTGCTTGAGGAATCACGTTTGATCTGGGAGCCATCACATATGTGGAGTACAATGTTTAAGAGTAATATTCCAACTGATTTATCACGTGTACGGGCTACTGATTGTTTAGCTTGCTGCGAG GTAGAAATAGATCCTCAGCTATTTTTCGAAGGATACACAAAGGGAAGGGTGTATAGTAATATGTGGCCTGAGATGCTCAAATTGAAGGATTGGCCAACTTCCAGCAATTTGGAGGATTTGTTACCAAGCCATGGAATTGAGTATATTAATGTGTTACCTCTTCAAGAATATACAAATCCACATAATGGTTCATTGAACGTTGCTGCTGCACTTCCCAAAGATGTATTAAAGTTGGATGTGGGACCAAAATCATACATTGCATATGGAATTGAAGAAGAGCTTGAGAGGGGAGATTCAGTAACCAAGATTCACTGTGATGTCTCTGATGCA GTAAATATATTAATGCACACTAGTGAAGTAATACTTTCTCGGAAGCAAAAAGCTGCAATAAAAGTTCTAAAGAGAAGGCACAAAGCTCAAGATTTAATGGAGCAACTTCAAGATGTTAATGTTGATGAGGCTGAAATGAATCAAGATTGGAGAGAAGAGATAGACTGTATAGTTCCAGAGCTGACAGATGATTTTAAGGGTTCAATAGAAAATGCAGGAGCTTTATGGGATATCTTTAGGAGAGAAGATGTTCCTTCTTTACAAGCTTACCTCAAGAATCATTCAAAAGAATTCCGACATGTTTATTGTTCTCCAGTTGAACAG GTATTTAATCCCATCCATGATGAAACATTTTACCTGACTAGAAAACACAAAAGGAAGCTCAAGGAGGAATTTG GAATTGAACCATGGACTTTCACACAACAACTTGGTGAAGCTGTTTTTATTCCTGCTGGATGTCCTCACCAAGTGAGAAATTTGAAG TCATGTACCAAGATTGCAATAGACTTTGTTTCACCAGAAAATATTGATCAGTGCATCCATTTAACTGAGGACTTCAGATTGCTTCCGAAAAATCACAGAGCCAAAGAAGACAAACTAGAG